A window of the Sandaracinaceae bacterium genome harbors these coding sequences:
- a CDS encoding gamma-glutamyltransferase, with product MRAAWLLLCALLGGCSSCEPAASDRAPEPTEAEAEAVYAEYAVATEHPRAAAAGAEILAAGGNAADAAAATLLALGVLRPGSSGLGGGGFALYYRASDRSLTHLDFREEAPAAAHADMFGEDPEASRAGGLSVGVPGEPAGIEALLERFGSGRVDRRAVAAPAIRIAEGGWEASALTAHYASIFADALRTDAVFGAWFPDGEARIPEGARLTNPALARSLRAFAEEGAAPFMRGAIARTLVTEVTARRGLLTMDDLAAYEVRAREPLRADAYGLTWVAPGPPSAGGHTLLTSLALLERWLPTPTDDAALRHALIESWKGPYRDRREALGDPDHVDVPLARLRAPARLDARAARFDPARAQPTEAWALPLEATAASVPGAEGGTSHVCVVDAEGNVASVTTSINLGFGARFSAAGYALNDQLDDFARPGGEPNAFGLRGGAPNLPGPGRRPVSSATPLIVLRDGVPVLCAGGSGGSRIITATEQAALLALVLGRSPVDAVASRRVHHQGDPDDVLVEEGLDPELVRGLGARGHLMTRVSNLAAVQLIRIDEDGLRPASDARTTGGVAGR from the coding sequence ATGAGGGCCGCCTGGCTGCTCCTCTGTGCCCTCCTCGGAGGCTGCAGCTCCTGCGAGCCCGCGGCGTCGGACCGCGCGCCGGAGCCAACCGAGGCCGAGGCCGAGGCCGTCTACGCCGAGTACGCGGTGGCGACCGAGCATCCTCGCGCGGCCGCGGCGGGCGCCGAGATCCTGGCCGCGGGGGGCAACGCGGCCGACGCGGCCGCCGCGACCTTGCTCGCGCTCGGCGTCCTCCGCCCCGGGTCCAGCGGGCTCGGCGGCGGCGGCTTCGCCCTCTACTACCGCGCGTCCGACCGCAGCCTCACCCACCTCGACTTCCGCGAGGAGGCGCCCGCCGCGGCGCACGCCGACATGTTCGGCGAGGACCCCGAGGCCTCGCGCGCGGGGGGCCTGTCGGTGGGCGTGCCGGGAGAGCCGGCGGGCATCGAGGCCCTGCTCGAGCGCTTCGGCTCGGGTCGCGTGGACCGCCGCGCCGTCGCCGCCCCCGCCATCCGCATCGCAGAGGGAGGCTGGGAGGCCAGCGCGCTCACCGCACACTACGCGTCGATCTTCGCCGACGCGCTCCGGACCGACGCGGTCTTCGGCGCCTGGTTCCCGGACGGCGAGGCGCGCATCCCGGAGGGCGCGCGTCTGACCAATCCCGCGCTCGCGCGGAGCCTCCGGGCGTTCGCCGAGGAGGGCGCCGCGCCCTTCATGCGTGGCGCCATCGCCCGGACCCTGGTGACGGAGGTGACGGCGCGGCGCGGGCTGCTGACGATGGACGACCTCGCGGCCTACGAGGTGCGCGCCCGCGAGCCGCTCCGCGCCGACGCCTACGGCTTGACGTGGGTGGCGCCCGGCCCGCCGAGCGCGGGGGGACACACGCTGCTGACCAGCCTCGCGCTCCTCGAGCGCTGGCTGCCGACGCCGACCGACGACGCCGCGCTACGGCACGCGCTGATCGAGTCGTGGAAGGGTCCCTACCGGGACCGGCGCGAGGCGCTCGGGGATCCGGACCACGTGGACGTGCCCCTGGCGCGGCTGAGGGCGCCAGCGCGCCTCGACGCCCGCGCGGCCCGCTTCGACCCCGCGCGCGCGCAGCCGACCGAAGCGTGGGCGCTGCCGCTCGAGGCGACCGCCGCGTCGGTTCCCGGCGCGGAGGGCGGCACCTCCCACGTCTGCGTGGTGGACGCGGAGGGCAACGTCGCGTCGGTGACCACGTCGATCAACCTCGGCTTCGGCGCGCGCTTCAGCGCGGCCGGCTACGCGCTCAACGACCAGCTCGACGACTTCGCGCGACCCGGCGGCGAGCCGAACGCCTTCGGCCTGCGCGGCGGCGCGCCCAACCTTCCAGGGCCGGGCCGCCGCCCCGTGTCCTCCGCCACCCCGCTCATCGTGCTGCGCGACGGGGTCCCCGTGCTGTGCGCGGGCGGCTCGGGCGGCAGCCGCATCATCACCGCCACCGAGCAGGCGGCGCTCCTCGCGCTCGTCCTCGGGCGCTCGCCCGTCGACGCCGTCGCGAGCCGCCGCGTCCACCACCAGGGCGATCCCGACGACGTGCTCGTCGAGGAGGGGCTGGACCCGGAGCTGGTGCGCGGGCTCGGCGCGCGCGGACACCTCATGACGCGCGTGAGCAACCTCGCGGCCGTGCAGCTCATCCGGATCGACGAGGACGGTCTCCGCCCCGCCAGCGACGCGCGCACCACGGGCGGCGTGGCCGGGCGATGA
- a CDS encoding 2OG-Fe dioxygenase family protein: MDTVTERIRQQGFAFTRGETMRRRLEETGSLADWERFAESWDALEPDPYLAVVGRERRRRHGVFDVRLGAAAQAADRPHFQTLEHNPLQGGIERRFAPLEPEVANSESLQTILREGARTFAPLSPPEPRWEVEVHQFRIEARRGQTGAPTPEGVHRDGVDHVLVLMIRRVNIRKGTTSIHDAGDRRRLGAFTLAQPFDAALVDDRRALHAVTAVEAVEADRPAYRDVLVVTYALR; this comes from the coding sequence ATGGACACGGTCACCGAGCGAATCCGGCAGCAGGGCTTCGCCTTCACGCGGGGCGAGACGATGCGGCGTCGGCTCGAGGAGACGGGCTCCCTCGCGGACTGGGAGCGCTTCGCCGAGAGCTGGGATGCCCTCGAGCCCGACCCCTACCTGGCCGTGGTGGGGCGCGAGCGCCGTCGGCGTCACGGCGTCTTCGACGTACGGCTCGGCGCGGCGGCGCAGGCGGCGGATCGTCCCCACTTCCAGACCCTCGAGCACAACCCCCTCCAGGGCGGCATCGAGCGGCGCTTCGCCCCCCTCGAGCCCGAGGTGGCGAACAGCGAGAGCCTCCAGACGATCTTGCGCGAGGGGGCGCGCACCTTCGCGCCGCTCTCTCCCCCCGAGCCTCGGTGGGAGGTCGAGGTGCATCAGTTCCGGATCGAGGCGCGGCGTGGACAGACCGGCGCGCCGACCCCCGAGGGCGTGCATCGCGACGGCGTCGATCACGTGCTCGTGCTGATGATCCGACGCGTGAACATCCGGAAGGGCACGACCTCCATTCACGACGCCGGCGACCGGCGGCGGCTCGGCGCCTTCACGCTCGCGCAGCCCTTCGACGCGGCGCTCGTCGATGACCGCCGCGCGCTCCACGCGGTGACCGCGGTCGAAGCGGTCGAGGCCGATCGGCCCGCCTACCGCGACGTGCTCGTCGTGACCTACGCGCTCCGCTGA
- a CDS encoding sulfatase, whose product MLRLHAFALSACLLVPGCNCSEEPEVGEPAAEEERPAEESAPPGLLWVTIDTLRADHLSAYGYARETSPRLTGLAAEGALFENASVQGMWTFQSVPSIMTSEWAQQYVLHWEGERPVSHPPPDADWIPERLRQEGYRTVLVTGHGVLDGVLGLCERFDECQIGDWPAEEVTRRALEVFRAHRGERPLFLWAYYLDPHFPYEAPPPFDSQFVGDGLVVTGLSAGPGERIWVGRGGLPQRAVVDGRTDLDWYIARYDGEIAYADREVGRLVDGYREAGVLDETVFMLFADHGHSLIEHDLYLSHAEQVYDTIMQIPWVVRYPPVVQADRRVEAQVMAVDIAPTTFGLLGLEAPERWVGTDQTPCLRGGECASRPAFGISYTLGGNEIAIREPPHKLICDAALEGCRLYDLEADPGELTDVANANEAVVARLRPILAAWIRDNPPRHLDPAAAEQLSEETLEGLRALGYIE is encoded by the coding sequence ATGCTCCGCCTCCACGCGTTCGCCCTCTCGGCGTGTCTCCTCGTGCCTGGCTGCAACTGCTCCGAGGAGCCCGAGGTCGGAGAGCCCGCGGCCGAGGAGGAGCGTCCGGCCGAGGAGAGCGCGCCGCCCGGGCTCCTCTGGGTGACCATCGACACCCTGCGCGCCGACCACCTCAGCGCCTACGGCTACGCCCGGGAGACCTCGCCTCGCCTCACCGGCCTCGCGGCGGAGGGCGCGCTCTTCGAGAACGCGTCCGTTCAGGGCATGTGGACCTTCCAGAGCGTGCCCTCGATCATGACCAGCGAATGGGCGCAGCAATATGTCCTGCACTGGGAAGGCGAGCGCCCCGTCTCCCATCCCCCGCCGGACGCCGACTGGATCCCGGAGCGGCTGCGCCAGGAGGGCTACCGCACGGTCCTCGTCACCGGCCACGGCGTGCTCGATGGCGTGCTGGGGCTCTGCGAGCGGTTCGACGAGTGTCAGATCGGCGACTGGCCCGCCGAGGAGGTCACGCGCCGCGCGCTCGAGGTCTTCCGCGCGCACCGGGGCGAGCGGCCGCTCTTCCTCTGGGCGTACTACCTCGACCCGCACTTCCCCTACGAGGCGCCGCCCCCCTTCGACAGTCAGTTCGTGGGCGACGGGCTCGTCGTGACCGGCCTCTCGGCCGGGCCGGGCGAGCGGATCTGGGTGGGGCGTGGGGGCCTGCCGCAGCGCGCGGTGGTCGACGGCCGGACCGATCTCGACTGGTACATCGCGCGCTACGACGGAGAGATCGCCTACGCGGACCGCGAGGTCGGGCGGCTCGTCGACGGCTACCGCGAGGCGGGCGTGTTGGACGAGACGGTCTTCATGCTCTTCGCCGACCACGGCCACTCGCTCATCGAGCACGACCTGTACCTGTCCCACGCCGAGCAGGTCTACGACACCATCATGCAGATCCCCTGGGTGGTGAGGTACCCACCCGTGGTCCAGGCCGATCGACGCGTCGAGGCGCAGGTCATGGCCGTCGACATCGCGCCGACCACCTTCGGGCTGCTCGGGCTCGAGGCCCCCGAGCGCTGGGTCGGCACCGACCAGACACCTTGCCTTCGTGGAGGCGAGTGCGCGAGCCGGCCGGCCTTCGGCATCTCCTACACGCTCGGCGGCAACGAGATCGCGATCCGAGAGCCTCCGCACAAGCTGATCTGCGACGCGGCGCTCGAGGGCTGCCGCCTCTACGACCTCGAGGCCGACCCGGGCGAGCTGACCGACGTCGCGAACGCGAACGAGGCCGTCGTGGCGCGGCTCCGCCCGATCCTGGCCGCGTGGATTCGCGACAACCCGCCGCGGCACCTCGACCCCGCGGCCGCCGAGCAGCTCTCCGAGGAGACGCTCGAGGGGCTCCGCGCGCTCGGCTACATCGAATGA
- a CDS encoding fatty acid CoA ligase family protein: MPALDPAATTPPAVVNIASHLPAMAARRPFAPAIYFPDGRADNGRVRYTHYTYRQLDEASDRIARGLHRSGVPAGTRVALMVKPSLELFALVFGLFKAGAVPVMVDPGIGLANMKACLAKARPEAFIGIPTAQVARLVLRWARSSSVTITVGKRAPWGGLTLDEVMSRGASHGEGDGDALAPTRAEDLAAILFTSGSTGAPKGAVYTHGNFAAQVDALRETFDIQPGEIDLPTFPLFALFDPALGMTTVIPDMDPTRPAKASPEKLVEAIEDFGVTCMFGSPALLDGLSRWGERTGKTLPTLRRVFSAGAPVQTAVLARMRAMLPDDAEVWTPYGATECLPVAVIESREVIDHAAALTAEGAGVCVGRPVASAEVRVIPITDAPIASLDEAPACATDEVGEIIVRAPQATARYWEAEAQTRLAKIPTDDGGFFHRMGDLGYFDADGRLWFCGRKTQRVVDGDRTWFTVACERVFDTHADVFRSALVGVPRGGRTDPVLCVQREPDARLSPVELSRELRELARAQPMTEAIETFLFHDDFPVDIRHNAKIRREELAVWARDQLLR, from the coding sequence ATGCCCGCGCTCGACCCCGCCGCCACGACTCCCCCGGCCGTCGTCAACATCGCCAGCCACCTGCCGGCCATGGCGGCGCGTCGGCCCTTCGCGCCAGCCATCTACTTCCCGGACGGCCGCGCCGACAACGGCCGCGTCCGCTACACGCACTACACCTACCGCCAGCTCGACGAGGCGTCGGACCGGATCGCGCGCGGGCTGCATCGGAGCGGGGTCCCGGCCGGCACGCGCGTCGCCCTGATGGTCAAACCCTCCCTCGAGCTGTTCGCGCTCGTCTTCGGTCTGTTCAAGGCGGGCGCGGTCCCGGTGATGGTCGACCCGGGCATCGGCCTGGCCAACATGAAGGCGTGCCTCGCGAAGGCGCGCCCCGAGGCGTTCATCGGGATCCCCACCGCGCAGGTCGCCCGGCTGGTGCTCCGCTGGGCGCGCAGCTCCTCGGTCACCATCACGGTCGGCAAGCGCGCGCCGTGGGGTGGGCTGACGCTGGACGAGGTGATGTCGCGCGGCGCCTCTCACGGCGAGGGGGACGGCGACGCGCTCGCGCCCACCCGGGCCGAGGATCTCGCCGCCATCCTCTTCACGAGCGGCAGCACCGGCGCGCCGAAGGGCGCCGTCTACACGCACGGCAACTTCGCCGCGCAGGTCGACGCGCTGCGCGAGACCTTCGACATCCAGCCGGGCGAGATCGACCTGCCCACCTTCCCGCTCTTCGCGCTCTTCGATCCCGCGCTCGGCATGACCACCGTGATCCCCGACATGGATCCGACGCGCCCCGCCAAGGCGAGCCCCGAGAAGCTCGTCGAGGCCATCGAGGACTTCGGCGTGACGTGCATGTTCGGCTCCCCCGCGCTGCTCGACGGCCTGAGTCGGTGGGGCGAGCGCACGGGCAAGACCCTCCCGACCCTGCGCCGCGTCTTCAGCGCCGGGGCGCCCGTGCAGACCGCGGTGCTCGCGCGGATGCGCGCCATGCTCCCCGACGACGCCGAGGTCTGGACCCCCTACGGCGCGACCGAGTGCCTGCCCGTGGCGGTGATCGAGAGCCGAGAGGTGATCGACCACGCGGCCGCGCTCACCGCGGAGGGGGCGGGCGTGTGCGTGGGTCGCCCCGTCGCCTCGGCGGAGGTGCGGGTGATCCCGATCACCGACGCGCCGATCGCCAGCCTGGACGAGGCGCCCGCCTGCGCGACCGACGAGGTGGGCGAGATCATCGTGCGCGCGCCCCAGGCGACCGCGCGCTACTGGGAGGCCGAGGCGCAGACCCGCCTGGCCAAGATCCCGACCGACGACGGCGGCTTCTTCCACCGCATGGGCGACCTCGGCTACTTCGACGCCGACGGCCGGCTCTGGTTCTGCGGCCGCAAGACCCAGCGCGTGGTGGACGGCGACCGCACCTGGTTCACCGTGGCGTGCGAGCGCGTCTTCGACACCCACGCCGACGTGTTCCGCAGCGCGCTGGTAGGCGTGCCGCGCGGCGGGCGCACCGACCCGGTCCTCTGCGTGCAGCGCGAGCCCGACGCGCGCCTGTCTCCGGTGGAGCTGTCGCGGGAGCTGCGCGAGCTGGCGCGGGCCCAACCGATGACCGAGGCGATCGAGACGTTC